The following coding sequences are from one Arthrobacter crystallopoietes window:
- the rapZ gene encoding RNase adapter RapZ, with protein MSDEEDFTPIKPVESELLVVTGMSGAGRTTAAPALEDHGWYVVDNLPPQMLGTLAELVSRMPESMPRLAVVVDVRSQNLFRDIRESLNGLKSSGINYRVIFLDAADNVLVRRFEQGRRPHPLQGDGRISDGITAERELLARLKDASDLVLDTTDMNVHALATNITELFSDSGPIVLRLNVMSFGFKYGLPVDANFVADARFIPNPHWIPELRPHTGLERQVSEFVLQESGAEEFIKRYVDALEPVLEGYRRENKHYATIAVGCTGGKHRSVAVAVELAKRLAQLPRVKVAVQHRDLGRE; from the coding sequence ATGTCAGACGAAGAGGATTTCACGCCGATCAAACCGGTGGAATCCGAACTGCTGGTGGTCACGGGTATGTCGGGCGCAGGCCGTACCACCGCCGCGCCTGCGCTCGAAGACCACGGCTGGTATGTCGTGGACAACCTTCCGCCGCAAATGCTCGGCACGCTGGCCGAACTTGTCTCGCGCATGCCCGAATCAATGCCGCGGCTCGCCGTCGTTGTTGATGTGCGCAGCCAAAACCTGTTCCGCGATATCCGCGAGTCGCTCAACGGATTGAAATCCAGCGGGATCAATTACCGGGTCATCTTCCTGGATGCCGCGGACAACGTGCTGGTCCGCCGCTTCGAGCAAGGCCGGAGACCGCATCCGCTGCAGGGTGACGGCCGGATTTCGGACGGTATCACAGCGGAACGCGAGCTCCTGGCCCGGCTCAAGGACGCCTCCGACCTGGTCCTGGACACGACCGACATGAATGTCCACGCCTTGGCGACCAACATCACCGAGCTCTTTTCCGACTCCGGCCCGATCGTGCTGCGCTTGAACGTGATGAGCTTCGGTTTCAAGTACGGCCTTCCGGTGGACGCGAACTTTGTAGCCGACGCACGATTCATCCCCAATCCGCACTGGATCCCCGAGCTCCGCCCGCACACGGGGCTGGAGAGGCAGGTCAGCGAATTCGTGCTGCAGGAATCCGGGGCGGAGGAATTCATCAAGCGCTATGTTGATGCGCTCGAGCCGGTGCTCGAAGGCTACCGCCGCGAGAACAAGCACTACGCGACGATCGCCGTCGGCTGCACCGGAGGCAAACACCGCTCGGTCGCCGTGGCTGTTGAGCTGGCCAAACGGCTTGCCCAGTTGCCGCGGGTCAAAGTTGCGGTGCAGCATCGGGATCTGGGGCGCGAATAG
- a CDS encoding lysophospholipid acyltransferase family protein has translation MEFFEGTRAAFRSVISGTCRPTVEGLENFPREGPVIVAPNHQSFFDSIIVQALMPRKVAFFAKAEYFTAKGPKGSAMRWFFNSVGSVPVERGEQAASVAALQTAVEILERKEAFGIYPEGTRSRDGLLYRGRTGVGWLALTTGAPVVPVGLIGTDRLQPADKKMIKPQHFTLKVGAPLYFDKTGPGHSLPARRAATDKIMDAIAELSGQERAGTYNQSKQAQ, from the coding sequence ATGGAATTTTTCGAAGGCACCCGTGCTGCGTTCCGTTCCGTGATCTCCGGTACCTGCCGGCCCACGGTTGAGGGGCTGGAAAACTTCCCGCGGGAGGGCCCGGTCATCGTCGCCCCGAACCACCAGTCGTTTTTCGACAGCATCATTGTCCAGGCGCTAATGCCGCGCAAGGTGGCGTTCTTTGCGAAGGCCGAGTACTTCACTGCGAAGGGACCGAAGGGCTCCGCGATGCGCTGGTTCTTCAACAGCGTTGGCTCCGTTCCGGTGGAACGCGGGGAACAGGCTGCCAGCGTGGCGGCGCTGCAGACGGCGGTGGAAATTCTTGAGCGGAAAGAGGCGTTCGGTATCTATCCTGAAGGCACGCGCTCCCGCGACGGTCTGTTGTACCGTGGAAGAACAGGTGTTGGCTGGCTTGCCTTGACCACCGGTGCTCCCGTGGTGCCGGTGGGACTGATCGGAACCGACAGGCTCCAGCCAGCGGACAAGAAGATGATCAAGCCGCAACATTTCACCCTCAAGGTCGGCGCGCCGCTGTATTTCGACAAGACGGGCCCGGGGCACTCCTTGCCTGCCCGCCGTGCCGCCACGGACAAGATCATGGACGCCATTGCCGAACTGAGCGGGCAGGAACGGGCCGGCACGTACAACCAATCCAAACAGGCACAGTAA
- the secG gene encoding preprotein translocase subunit SecG, translating to MDALKITLQILLGITSLLLTLLILLHKGRGGGMSDMFGGGMTTSLGSSGVAEKNLNRFTVILGLTWGAVIVALGLIMRFGAEA from the coding sequence GTGGACGCTCTTAAGATCACGTTGCAAATCCTGCTGGGCATCACCAGTCTGTTGCTAACCCTGCTGATTCTGCTGCATAAAGGCCGCGGCGGCGGCATGTCCGACATGTTTGGTGGTGGAATGACCACCTCCCTGGGTTCTTCTGGTGTCGCCGAGAAGAACCTCAACCGGTTCACCGTTATTCTCGGCCTGACGTGGGGCGCTGTCATTGTTGCCCTCGGGCTCATCATGCGTTTCGGCGCCGAGGCATAA
- the tpiA gene encoding triose-phosphate isomerase, with protein MTTSTNGKFDRTPLIAGNWKMNMDHVQGITLLQKLAWTLSDARHDYSRTEVAVFPPFTDLRGTQTLVRGDDLKIVYGGQDLSQFDSGAYTGDISGQFLAKLGCSYVLVGHSERRTIHGESDELLNAKVKAAYRHSLVPVLCVGEGLEVRQAGNHVAHTLEQVRADLAGLAADDAARLVIAYEPVWAIGTGEVAGPLDAQEMCAAIRAEIADLYDDATAAGVRLLYGGSVKAANAASILKERDVDGLLVGGASLDAAEFANIVRFEHHLVTD; from the coding sequence GTGACCACCTCGACCAACGGCAAGTTTGACCGCACACCGCTGATCGCCGGCAACTGGAAGATGAACATGGACCATGTCCAAGGCATCACCCTGCTGCAGAAACTGGCGTGGACGCTCAGCGACGCCCGGCACGACTACAGCCGGACGGAAGTGGCGGTCTTCCCTCCCTTCACCGATCTGCGCGGCACCCAGACCCTGGTCCGGGGCGACGATCTCAAGATCGTTTACGGCGGCCAAGATCTTTCCCAGTTCGATTCCGGTGCCTACACCGGGGACATTTCCGGACAGTTCCTCGCCAAGCTCGGCTGCAGCTACGTGCTCGTGGGCCACTCCGAGCGGCGCACCATCCATGGTGAATCCGATGAGCTGCTCAACGCTAAGGTGAAGGCCGCTTACCGCCACTCGCTGGTGCCCGTGCTCTGTGTCGGCGAGGGCCTTGAGGTGCGTCAGGCGGGCAACCACGTTGCCCACACCCTGGAGCAGGTTCGCGCGGATCTGGCCGGGCTTGCAGCGGACGATGCAGCCAGGCTTGTCATTGCCTACGAACCGGTATGGGCGATCGGAACCGGGGAAGTTGCCGGGCCGCTGGACGCCCAGGAAATGTGCGCCGCGATCCGCGCCGAAATCGCCGACTTGTACGACGACGCCACGGCTGCTGGCGTTCGGTTGCTGTACGGTGGCTCGGTCAAGGCTGCCAACGCTGCCTCGATCCTGAAGGAACGGGACGTCGACGGCCTGCTCGTGGGCGGCGCCAGCTTGGACGCCGCCGAATTTGCTAATATTGTCAGGTTCGAACACCACTTGGTGACGGACTAA
- a CDS encoding phosphoglycerate kinase, with translation MTARALDELLAEGVRGRHVLVRSDLNVPLEGEGASLAVADDGRIRASLPVLHKLAEAGARVIVMAHLGRPKGEPEERYSLRPAVVRLKELAPFTVKFAEDTVGDGAKSLAADLQDGEVLVLQNLRFDARETSKDDAQRQAFAEELAALTGGNGAYVDDAFGAVHRKHASVFDIAAKLPAFQGDLVRTELEVLTRLTDAPQRPYVVVLGGSKVSDKLAVIDNLLGRADYILVGGGMVFTFLAAQGYKVGASLLEEDQLDTVRGYLAKAKESGCSFILPTDIVVAEKFAADAAHEVVRADEMEGSRFGASGIGLDIGPDSAEAFAQQIHSANTVFWNGPMGVFEFDAFAHGTRTVAKALTGSDGFTVVGGGDSASAVRSLGFDDNAFGHISTGGGASLEYLEGKALPGLIALDR, from the coding sequence ATGACTGCACGCGCTCTTGATGAATTGCTCGCCGAAGGCGTCCGCGGACGCCACGTCCTGGTGCGCTCGGATCTGAACGTTCCGCTGGAAGGCGAGGGTGCTTCCCTCGCTGTCGCCGACGACGGACGGATCCGCGCATCGCTGCCCGTCCTGCACAAGTTGGCCGAAGCAGGGGCGCGCGTCATCGTGATGGCCCATCTGGGCCGCCCCAAGGGTGAGCCGGAGGAGCGGTACTCGCTGCGCCCCGCCGTCGTACGCCTGAAAGAGCTTGCCCCGTTCACGGTCAAGTTTGCCGAAGATACCGTGGGTGACGGCGCCAAATCGCTGGCAGCGGACTTGCAGGACGGAGAGGTGCTGGTGTTGCAGAACCTCCGTTTCGATGCGCGGGAAACCAGCAAGGACGACGCGCAGCGGCAGGCGTTTGCCGAAGAACTCGCTGCCTTGACCGGCGGTAACGGCGCTTACGTGGATGATGCCTTCGGTGCCGTGCACCGCAAGCATGCGAGCGTCTTCGACATCGCTGCCAAGCTGCCCGCCTTCCAAGGCGATCTGGTCCGGACCGAACTCGAAGTCCTCACGCGTCTGACCGACGCGCCGCAGCGGCCCTACGTCGTCGTCCTGGGCGGTTCCAAGGTCTCGGACAAACTGGCCGTGATCGATAATCTTTTGGGCCGGGCGGACTACATCCTGGTCGGTGGCGGAATGGTGTTCACCTTCCTCGCGGCGCAGGGGTACAAGGTCGGCGCGAGCCTGCTGGAAGAAGACCAGTTGGACACCGTGCGCGGCTACCTGGCCAAGGCCAAGGAAAGCGGCTGCAGCTTCATCCTGCCGACGGACATTGTCGTGGCCGAGAAGTTCGCCGCCGACGCGGCGCACGAAGTGGTACGGGCCGATGAGATGGAAGGTTCGCGCTTCGGCGCCAGCGGCATCGGTCTAGACATCGGTCCCGATTCGGCCGAGGCATTCGCCCAGCAGATCCACTCGGCCAACACCGTGTTCTGGAACGGGCCGATGGGTGTCTTCGAATTCGACGCCTTCGCCCACGGCACCCGGACCGTTGCCAAGGCGCTGACCGGGAGCGACGGATTCACCGTTGTCGGCGGCGGGGACTCGGCGTCGGCAGTGCGGAGCCTGGGCTTCGACGACAACGCTTTCGGCCATATCTCCACCGGCGGCGGGGCCAGCCTGGAGTATCTCGAGGGCAAGGCGCTGCCCGGACTCATCGCACTGGACCGCTAG
- a CDS encoding gluconeogenesis factor YvcK family protein, with product MALLTGPLPRVPLPQTDRPGSVRGQNPPTVVALGGGHGLSASLAALRLLTTELTAVVTVADDGGSSGRLRRELGVLPPGDLRMALASLCDDTEWGQTWRDVMQHRFKSLDNVEGSLDNHAVGNLLIVTLWELLGDPVAGLQWAGALLGARGQVLPMATVPLTIEGDVLTEEPGGRLRNVTISGQSRLAEAGRNTHVNDVRLIPDDAPACTEALQAIETADWVILGPGSWYTSVLPHLMLPQLRDALCRTSARRILTMNLAMDTKETSGMTAADHLSVVQRYAPELKFDVVLADPDTIGDRARFEAAAAGLGARVVFGRVGTPGGHAVHDPLRLATAYHDIFAGQ from the coding sequence GTGGCCCTTTTGACGGGCCCGCTTCCGCGCGTACCGCTGCCGCAGACGGACCGGCCGGGAAGCGTCCGCGGACAGAATCCGCCGACAGTTGTGGCCCTGGGCGGCGGCCACGGACTGTCCGCGTCGCTGGCTGCCCTGCGATTGCTGACCACGGAACTGACGGCAGTGGTGACGGTGGCGGACGACGGCGGGTCGTCCGGCCGTCTTCGCCGCGAGCTGGGTGTCCTCCCGCCGGGCGACCTGCGGATGGCGCTTGCCTCGTTGTGCGACGACACCGAATGGGGGCAGACGTGGCGGGACGTGATGCAGCACCGGTTCAAGTCCCTGGACAACGTTGAAGGCAGCCTGGACAACCATGCGGTCGGTAACCTGCTGATCGTCACCTTGTGGGAACTGCTGGGGGATCCGGTTGCCGGCCTGCAGTGGGCCGGAGCACTGCTGGGTGCACGCGGCCAGGTGCTGCCGATGGCAACTGTTCCGTTGACCATCGAAGGCGACGTGCTGACTGAGGAACCCGGCGGGCGGCTGCGCAATGTGACGATTTCAGGCCAGTCCCGGCTTGCGGAAGCCGGCCGGAATACGCATGTCAACGATGTGCGGCTGATACCGGACGATGCGCCGGCCTGTACCGAGGCCCTCCAGGCCATCGAGACGGCTGACTGGGTGATCCTCGGGCCAGGCTCCTGGTACACCTCGGTGCTACCGCATTTGATGCTTCCGCAGCTGCGGGACGCCCTGTGCCGGACCAGCGCCCGGAGGATCCTGACCATGAATCTTGCCATGGATACCAAGGAAACGTCCGGGATGACCGCAGCGGACCATCTGTCCGTGGTGCAGCGGTATGCCCCGGAGTTGAAGTTCGACGTCGTGCTCGCCGATCCGGACACGATTGGGGACCGCGCACGGTTCGAAGCCGCGGCCGCCGGGCTCGGAGCGCGCGTTGTCTTCGGTAGAGTGGGAACTCCCGGCGGTCATGCCGTACATGACCCGCTAAGGCTCGCAACGGCCTACCATGACATTTTCGCGGGACAGTAA
- a CDS encoding superoxide dismutase, with the protein MSKYVLPELNYDYAALEPHISARIMELHHSKHHATYVAGANTALEQLAEARDKGEFGNIPKLSKDLAFHLGGHTNHSIFWNNLSPEGGDKPEGELAAALDDAFGSFDAFRGHFNAAALSLQGSGWAVLAYEPLGGNVIIEQLYDQQGNVPVGTIPLLMLDMWEHAFYLDYVNVKADYVKAFWNIVNWADVAQRLEAARKGASSLVTLGK; encoded by the coding sequence GTGAGCAAGTACGTACTGCCCGAACTCAACTACGACTACGCAGCGCTGGAGCCGCATATCTCCGCCCGGATCATGGAGCTGCACCACAGCAAGCACCACGCGACCTACGTCGCCGGCGCCAACACCGCGCTGGAGCAGCTGGCCGAGGCCCGCGACAAGGGCGAGTTCGGCAACATCCCGAAGCTCTCCAAGGACCTGGCCTTCCACCTGGGCGGCCACACCAACCACTCCATCTTCTGGAACAACCTGTCTCCGGAAGGCGGCGACAAGCCTGAGGGCGAGCTGGCGGCAGCGCTGGACGACGCCTTCGGTTCGTTCGACGCGTTCCGCGGCCACTTCAATGCCGCGGCGCTGAGCCTGCAGGGGTCGGGCTGGGCTGTGCTGGCGTACGAGCCGCTGGGCGGCAACGTCATCATCGAGCAGCTCTACGATCAGCAGGGCAACGTCCCGGTCGGCACCATTCCGCTGCTGATGCTGGACATGTGGGAGCACGCGTTCTACCTGGACTACGTCAACGTCAAGGCCGACTACGTCAAGGCCTTCTGGAACATCGTGAACTGGGCAGACGTGGCACAGCGTCTGGAAGCGGCGCGCAAGGGAGCTTCGTCCCTGGTGACCCTCGGAAAGTAG
- the uvrC gene encoding excinuclease ABC subunit UvrC produces MALPSSYRPKPGEIPTQPGVYRFRDDNKRVIYVGKAKNLRSRLNSYFANPDGLMPRTRAMVHTAASVEWTVVGSELEAIQLEYTWIKEFTPRFNIMFRDDKSYPYLAVTMSEKFPRVQVMRGDRRKGTKYFGPFYPAKAIRETVDTLLRVFPVRTCSVGVFNRAQRTGRPCLLGYIDKCSAPCVGRISPEDHKALAAEFCAFMGGEADRFIRALEQKMNAAVAELDYESAARYRDDIAALKRVFERNAVVLSEDTDADIFALAEDELEAAVQVFHVRGGRIRGQRGWVVEKVEDASPADLTEHLLQQVYGDGEGPDRIPKQVLLPVEPENRPELEEWLRGLRGSKVELRVPQRGDKAALLGTVQENATQALALHKSRRAGDLTTRSAALQELQEALDLPVALLRIECYDISHVQGTNVVASMVVVEDGLPKKSDYRRFSITGDAARDDTSAMYDVISRRFRNYLADKTAVPEPEAAPSPGGTKAPLAADVIDSNGIPAGDGVLTDTTTPAPRTKFAYPPNLVVVDGGPPQVSAASRALADLGITDVFVVGLAKRLEEVWLPDDDFPVILPRASHGLYLLQRIRDEAHRFAINYHRQKRGKSMTVSVLDGIQGLGPAKRKALLKHFGSAKKLKAASTEELQAVPGVGPALAASIKRQLGPAAEPAAEAPSVNMATGEIIES; encoded by the coding sequence ATGGCACTGCCCTCGTCTTACCGGCCGAAGCCGGGGGAGATCCCTACCCAGCCCGGGGTGTACAGGTTCCGGGATGACAACAAGCGCGTCATCTATGTGGGTAAGGCCAAGAACCTCCGGTCCCGCCTCAACAGCTACTTCGCAAATCCCGACGGACTCATGCCGCGTACCCGGGCAATGGTGCATACCGCCGCATCCGTAGAATGGACCGTGGTGGGCAGCGAACTGGAGGCCATCCAGCTCGAGTACACCTGGATCAAGGAGTTCACGCCCCGGTTCAACATCATGTTCCGGGACGATAAGTCCTACCCTTACCTGGCTGTCACCATGTCCGAGAAGTTTCCACGCGTGCAGGTCATGCGCGGGGACCGGCGGAAGGGCACCAAGTACTTCGGCCCCTTCTATCCGGCTAAGGCGATCAGGGAAACAGTCGACACCCTGCTGCGCGTCTTCCCGGTCCGTACCTGCAGCGTTGGCGTCTTCAACCGTGCCCAGCGGACCGGCCGGCCCTGCCTGCTCGGCTACATCGACAAGTGCTCCGCACCGTGCGTCGGGCGGATTTCGCCCGAAGACCACAAGGCCCTCGCCGCTGAATTCTGCGCTTTCATGGGCGGCGAAGCCGACCGTTTCATCCGCGCGCTGGAACAGAAGATGAACGCCGCCGTTGCCGAGCTCGATTACGAATCGGCGGCACGGTACCGCGACGACATCGCAGCCCTCAAGCGAGTCTTCGAACGCAATGCGGTGGTGCTCAGCGAGGACACGGACGCGGACATTTTCGCGTTGGCCGAAGACGAGCTCGAGGCGGCGGTCCAGGTCTTCCACGTCCGCGGCGGGCGGATCCGGGGCCAGCGCGGCTGGGTCGTCGAAAAGGTCGAGGATGCGTCTCCGGCCGACCTGACCGAGCACCTGCTGCAGCAGGTCTACGGCGACGGCGAGGGGCCCGACAGGATCCCCAAGCAGGTGCTGCTCCCCGTGGAGCCGGAGAACAGGCCCGAGCTGGAGGAGTGGCTGCGCGGCCTGCGCGGCAGCAAGGTCGAACTGCGGGTGCCCCAGCGCGGTGACAAGGCCGCGCTGCTCGGCACGGTGCAGGAGAACGCCACCCAGGCGCTGGCGCTGCATAAGAGCCGCCGCGCCGGAGACCTGACCACCCGCTCCGCCGCGCTGCAGGAGCTGCAGGAGGCGCTCGACCTGCCCGTGGCCCTGCTGCGCATCGAGTGCTACGACATTTCCCATGTCCAGGGAACCAACGTCGTGGCCTCCATGGTGGTCGTTGAGGACGGCCTGCCCAAGAAATCCGATTACCGGCGGTTCTCCATTACCGGCGATGCCGCGCGCGACGACACCTCCGCGATGTATGACGTCATCAGCCGCCGGTTCCGTAACTACCTGGCCGACAAGACGGCGGTTCCCGAACCCGAGGCGGCTCCGTCGCCGGGCGGCACGAAAGCACCCCTGGCTGCCGATGTCATCGACTCCAATGGCATCCCCGCCGGCGACGGTGTGTTGACGGATACGACGACGCCGGCGCCGCGCACCAAGTTTGCCTATCCGCCGAACCTCGTTGTGGTCGACGGCGGGCCGCCGCAGGTTTCCGCCGCCTCCCGTGCCTTGGCCGATCTGGGGATCACCGATGTCTTCGTGGTCGGACTGGCCAAAAGGCTGGAAGAAGTCTGGCTTCCGGACGACGACTTCCCCGTCATCCTGCCCCGTGCATCGCACGGCCTGTACCTGCTCCAGCGGATCCGGGACGAAGCTCACCGCTTCGCGATCAACTACCACCGCCAGAAGCGCGGGAAATCGATGACCGTGTCGGTACTGGACGGGATCCAGGGGCTGGGCCCGGCCAAGCGCAAGGCGCTGCTCAAGCACTTCGGCTCGGCCAAGAAACTCAAAGCTGCCAGCACCGAGGAACTCCAGGCGGTGCCCGGCGTCGGTCCCGCGTTGGCTGCCTCCATCAAACGGCAGCTCGGTCCGGCGGCGGAACCCGCCGCTGAGGCACCGTCGGTCAACATGGCGACCGGCGAAATCATCGAATCTTAG
- a CDS encoding HAD hydrolase-like protein, giving the protein MTSLPALVLFDLDGTLVDPAGAITGGISRALQLAGLPVPQQDVLDSMVGPPLGQSLREKAGVPESDLAEVIRLYRTEYRHSGMAASHVYPGVEGLLQQLKTEGTILAVVTQKPTPIADELLRVQGLTAYFESIHGAGFDDPGSTAAADAGKIPILEEALRQYAGAYGSVVMVGDRHYDIAAAVHHGIPAIGVGWGFAADGELEAAGAAAVVVNTEELAEELALQLAAATQGTER; this is encoded by the coding sequence GTGACTTCTTTGCCGGCGCTGGTTCTCTTTGACCTTGATGGGACTCTGGTGGATCCCGCGGGAGCCATCACCGGGGGTATCAGCCGTGCCCTGCAGCTAGCCGGCCTGCCGGTCCCGCAACAGGATGTCCTCGACTCCATGGTCGGTCCTCCGCTCGGGCAGTCGCTGCGGGAGAAGGCCGGTGTTCCGGAGAGCGATCTGGCTGAAGTCATTCGGCTCTACCGGACCGAGTACCGCCACTCCGGGATGGCAGCCAGCCATGTTTATCCGGGAGTGGAAGGACTGCTGCAGCAGTTGAAGACCGAAGGCACAATCCTGGCCGTGGTTACGCAGAAGCCCACTCCGATCGCCGACGAACTGCTGCGCGTACAGGGGTTGACCGCCTATTTCGAGAGCATCCATGGGGCTGGCTTTGACGATCCGGGCAGCACCGCCGCAGCCGATGCAGGCAAGATTCCGATTCTCGAAGAGGCCTTGCGACAGTACGCCGGAGCGTACGGCAGCGTGGTGATGGTGGGGGACCGGCACTACGACATCGCGGCCGCCGTGCACCACGGGATTCCGGCTATCGGAGTCGGCTGGGGATTTGCGGCCGACGGCGAGCTGGAAGCCGCCGGTGCCGCCGCCGTCGTCGTCAATACCGAGGAACTAGCGGAAGAACTGGCACTGCAGCTAGCAGCCGCCACACAAGGAACGGAGAGGTAG
- the gap gene encoding type I glyceraldehyde-3-phosphate dehydrogenase has product MTTRVGINGFGRIGRNFFRAALAQGADLEIAAVNDLTDAKTLAHLLKYDSVMGRLSESIELKNGDLVVAGQIVKVLGEKDPAQLPWKDLGVDIVIESTGFFTKAEDAKKHIDAGAKKVIVSAPASGADFTVVMGVNERDYDAGSHHIISNASCTTNCLGPLAMVLHEKFGIERGLMTTIHAYTADQNLQDGPHRDLRRARAAAINVVPTSTGAAKAIGLVLPELKGKLDGYAIRVPVPTGSATDLTATVSREVTAEEVNAAYKAAAGEERLAGILTYSEDPLVSSDIVTDPASSIFDSGLTKVIGNQVKVVAWYDNEWGYSNRLVDLTELVSSKLS; this is encoded by the coding sequence GTGACAACTCGTGTTGGAATCAACGGTTTCGGACGTATCGGCCGCAATTTTTTCCGGGCAGCGCTGGCTCAGGGCGCCGATCTGGAAATAGCGGCAGTCAATGACCTGACGGACGCCAAGACCCTGGCCCATTTGCTCAAGTACGACAGCGTCATGGGGCGCCTGTCCGAAAGCATCGAACTCAAAAACGGCGATCTCGTCGTGGCCGGACAAATCGTCAAGGTGCTGGGGGAGAAAGACCCCGCCCAACTGCCGTGGAAGGACCTCGGCGTGGACATCGTGATCGAGTCCACCGGGTTCTTCACCAAAGCCGAGGACGCCAAGAAACACATCGATGCCGGCGCCAAGAAGGTCATCGTTTCCGCCCCGGCCTCCGGTGCTGATTTCACCGTAGTGATGGGTGTCAACGAGAGGGATTACGACGCCGGATCGCACCACATCATCTCCAACGCCTCCTGTACAACCAATTGCCTTGGTCCGCTCGCGATGGTCCTGCACGAAAAATTCGGCATCGAGCGTGGCCTGATGACCACCATCCACGCCTATACGGCGGACCAGAATCTCCAGGACGGCCCGCACCGCGACCTGCGCCGTGCCCGCGCCGCGGCAATCAACGTTGTTCCCACCTCCACCGGGGCCGCGAAGGCCATCGGCCTGGTCCTGCCCGAGCTCAAGGGCAAACTGGACGGCTACGCAATCCGCGTTCCGGTACCTACCGGTTCGGCGACGGACCTGACCGCCACCGTATCGAGGGAAGTCACCGCGGAAGAGGTCAATGCGGCTTACAAGGCGGCCGCAGGCGAGGAACGGCTGGCCGGTATCCTGACCTACTCGGAGGATCCACTGGTGTCGTCCGATATCGTCACAGACCCGGCATCTTCGATCTTCGACTCCGGACTGACTAAGGTTATTGGTAACCAGGTCAAAGTAGTCGCGTGGTACGACAACGAATGGGGCTACTCCAACCGCCTGGTGGATTTGACCGAACTGGTCTCTTCCAAACTCAGCTGA
- the whiA gene encoding DNA-binding protein WhiA gives MALTAAVKDELSRLDIKKSQVRKAEVSTMLRFAGGLHIISGRIVIEAEVDLASTARRLRAAIAEVYGHGSEIIVVSGGGLRRGNRYVVRVVRDGESLARQTGLLDARGRPVRGLPSVVVNGSAADAEAVWRGAFLAHGSLTEPGRSSSLEVTCPGPEAALALVGAARRIDITAKAREVRGVDRVVIRDGDTIAALLTRMGAHDALMVWEERRMRKEVRATANRLANFDDANLRRSAQAAVAAGARVDRALEILGDDVPEHLRYAGELRVAHKQASLDELGRLADPPMTKDAIAGRIRRLLAMADKRASDMGIPGTDANVTPEMFDE, from the coding sequence ATGGCGCTGACTGCAGCAGTCAAGGATGAACTTTCACGCCTTGACATCAAGAAGTCCCAGGTGCGGAAGGCCGAAGTCTCGACAATGCTTCGCTTTGCCGGCGGACTTCACATCATCTCCGGCCGGATAGTGATTGAGGCCGAAGTCGACCTTGCCTCCACGGCACGGCGTTTGCGTGCCGCCATTGCCGAGGTTTACGGCCACGGCAGCGAAATCATCGTCGTCTCCGGCGGCGGGCTGCGCCGCGGCAACCGCTACGTAGTCCGTGTCGTACGCGACGGCGAATCGCTGGCCCGCCAGACCGGGCTGCTCGATGCCCGCGGACGTCCGGTCCGCGGACTGCCTTCCGTAGTGGTCAATGGCTCCGCCGCCGATGCCGAGGCGGTTTGGCGCGGAGCATTTCTGGCCCACGGGTCACTGACCGAGCCGGGCCGTTCATCCTCCCTCGAAGTGACCTGTCCTGGTCCCGAGGCCGCCTTGGCCTTGGTCGGCGCCGCCCGCCGCATCGACATCACCGCCAAGGCGCGGGAGGTCCGGGGTGTGGACCGCGTGGTGATCCGGGACGGTGACACCATAGCCGCGCTGCTGACCCGCATGGGGGCCCACGATGCACTCATGGTCTGGGAAGAACGCCGGATGCGCAAAGAGGTCCGGGCCACCGCGAACCGGCTGGCGAATTTTGACGATGCCAACCTCCGCCGTTCGGCCCAGGCCGCTGTCGCCGCCGGCGCACGGGTGGACCGCGCGCTCGAGATTCTTGGGGATGATGTTCCCGAGCATCTCAGGTACGCCGGTGAGCTGCGCGTGGCACACAAGCAGGCCAGCCTCGATGAGCTGGGCCGCCTGGCCGACCCGCCCATGACCAAGGACGCCATCGCCGGCCGGATCCGTCGCCTGCTGGCGATGGCGGACAAGCGCGCTTCGGACATGGGCATTCCGGGGACGGACGCGAATGTGACTCCGGAGATGTTCGATGAGTAG